The nucleotide window CTTATCCTGCTAGGCCTCGACATCATGCTGGACGTAGTGAGATTTGCGCAATATAATGGCAGCACTACACCTTCGCCTTTGGAGAACATATCAACATTCCCGACCTGGCAGCCCGACACTGAGGCCAACATCTCTAAGCCCCACACATGTCTTCAGGTTCTCTATGAGGACATTGGGGACTCAAGGTAAAGCGTAGTGTTGTACAAGACAATTCGACATTATGTCCCTTGTTTCATAATTTAACAGTAATATTGTACCTGTTGCTTCAAATCCAAAAGCCTCCCTCCCCCATGTTTGTCACcatacaacaaacacaacatgaaaTTCAACAGCATATGTCTTATTTTCCTGTGTATGATTTTTTTGGGGGAATCCTTCTCCTAAACATTAGGGTGCGTTTCTGGGACCTGCTGTTGCTGGTGCCAAATGTGGCGTTTTTCATTTTCCTGATGTGGAAACTCCCCTCCGCCAGGGCCAAGATCCGCCTTACCTCCAGTCCCATCTTCATCACCTTTTACCTGCTGGTAGGGTGCTCTCTGGCAGAAAAATTGGATCCTATCCATTGACCTGTGATGGAATATCACTAAACAGATAATGGCCACCTACACATTTGATTCTATTCAATGGAAATTATAATTCTAGAAAGTCTCATGAACTTAAGTGCCATTCAGACAACAACACTGTTTTGGAGGGAAAAGTAGACAAGCCATGTTGAAGGATCTCCaatataatatgaatttgtattAATATTCATGTTGTGGAAATTCGCTAGGCCGATTCAACTTGATACTTATTCAGCCTAATGTCACTTCTCTGACCTCAGGTTTttgtggtggcggcggtgggaaTAACAAGGGCCATAGTATCCATGACAGTGAGCgcatccagcgcagccactATCATAGACAAGGTACAGTGACTTGCccttgaatgtgtgtgctttttggtTTAAAAATGTTCGGTTTTCATCCCCCAATCATAAGGACTATAAATACCTGCATAAAGAAAGTATTGAACAGCTTAACTCTCACTTCATTAAAAACACATGACGAAACGAACAACACGTAAATGTAATAGACCGCCACTCCATTGTGTAGGGTTCGGACATAAACACCCACTATTGTGGATAGCTCCTGCTACCTGGGCCAGTTTATTAAGCATTAGGAATCTTGAAGATACCACCTTGTTATCTGAAGCTCCCAGAAACTCCCATTAGTATAGCTTCTGCATGACCTCTACGGGCGTTTATGCTGAAGGGGGGAAACATGACATTCCTTGCATACCAGACAGACCCCTAAGCTGAGGACGGCACCAAGCTTGCTATTTCCTCTGGTAAGGCCACTCTGTGTTCATCCACAAGGGAACACTATGTTTAATGCCAGCATTGGGAATTAGTTTTGTGTTGGTGTCATGTTTATTAATTATGTGATATGTATGTTTGGGCCACACGTTTATGACAAACAGGATAGTTGTGATTATTGTGATAATAACAGATTTTGTATTCAATTTAACAATTTGGCAACCAGTTTATTTATTACAGTGCCTATTGCTGAgttgtaacatttatttttttatgaatacaaATTGACATCAACATGCAATTAATTGTGCAGCCCCAATGTATGTGACTTatctgttgttgtgtgtggtCTGTTAGGTGCTGTGGGAGATCACTCGGTTCTTCCTGCTTGCTATTGAACTGAGCGTCATCATCCTCGGCCTCGCTTTTGGTAAGTGTGCTTCAAGTTGGCTCACATGGTTTCACTTCTCATTAAAAGTAGTAGTAGGAGCATGCACTCAATCTTAGTTCCATGAAGTCTCCTATTTATGGTTGGCTCCTCTTGACTCGTAGTGTAAATGAAAGCGTGTGATTGTCACTAAGCAGACTGTGTTTGCGTGTTACCTCTAATGCTTGTATTTATTTCTCAGGGCACCTGGAGAGCAAGTCCAGTATAAAGCGCGTGCTGGCCATCACTGCTGTCCTCGCTTTGGCCTATTCGATTACACAGGTAGCTGTCTATTATTagaatcattattattattgtgataaGTCACGTGTGTTTTGGTGATGCCGAACCTGTCTGCTGAGGTTAAAACCTAATAAACAGTCACCATGTGTAATCTGCGTGAGTCAGCGAGAACCAAAAATGATGTCATCACAGCCCTCGTGCAGGATACACATGGCAATTTGTTGCTTGTCGCGCACATCTGAAAAGTTTAAACTCAGTAGGCAGAGTGCATCAACTGCCATCCACAACAATCTTATGGCAGAGCAGCAACTATAGACGGGCTTACTGAATAATGCATTGAGAAACGCAGCCACATTAGTAGCTTTGCCAATGACAACAAGGATGTTATTCATGCTATAGCTCTCTAAATACAGATCATTAGGTTGGGGTAGGTCAGATGTTCGGTTAAGCTCAACAAGGAGCAATTTTGCTACAagctgtttgagtgtgtgtatttattgctgTCGCCTTGCCCTGAAGAGGGGATTCCATGTTTAGTTTGGATGTTTTATTACAAGGGAGCCCTTCGTTCTTTAGATCAAGGTAAAGCGACGACGGTTTCCTTTTTTCTGCTCTTCTCAGGGCACCCTTGAGATTCGGTATCCAGACCATCATCTGTCTGCAGAGGATTTTAATATCTATGGCCACGGAGGGAGACACTTCTGGTTAGCCAGTTCCTGCTTCTTCTTTCTGGTCAGTAGACGTGGGCTGATGGCAAATGGAAAAAGATGATCTCATACTTTTCCCCTTCATTGAAGCAGCTTCTATTACCgcattgtattttaatttgtttttcttttaggtGTATTCCCTGATCGTCATCTTGCCTAAAACTCCATTAAGAGAACGGCTATCACTGCCATGTAAGTTTGGAGCAGAATTGCTTTTCAGCATGAGAGAGATTTCTAAAGTTAGTTTGACAGTTTGGTTAATTAgattttttgtgtatttgacCAAATCAAGATGCCTCCATAAGTTCTCCGTCTACCTTTTTTAATGATTTCAAAATCACTTATTTCCAACGATCAGTCGGTTCAACTATTTGTTCACGGTCGTTTAAACTATTTGCTTTCACAGCTAAGAAGAGTTTCTATGTGTATGCTGCCGTTCTCTCTTTGCTGAACCTCGTCCAGGGCCTGGGAAGTGCCCTGCTTTGTGCTGGGATCATAGAGGGACTATGGTTAGTACACTCTAACGTCTGCCATGAAGTTCAGAGTTGGTAGTGAGTTAAGGGTTATTAATTCAATTAATTTTTTGAAGCAAAGTGTTGTTTGTAGTCTGAAACTACATCTACATATTTAGTGTTTCTCTGATGCATGATGGAAAGTGTTTAAAAGATTGATCATGTTTTTATGGTCATATGCGTTTGTCCCAAAAATAGTTTGATCGTTGGCTTGCAAattttcatgtttttctgcAGCTGTGTGGACGTCACCACCTTCCTTTACTTCTCAATCTTCGCTCCTCTCATCTACATCACGTTCCTCCGGAGATTCTTTGGGTACGTAGCGGCAGGGCATTACCCCCCTGGTTACACCAAGGATGGTTACACTCACTACCAACTCTGAACTTCATGGCAGACATAAAAGTGTACTAACCATGGTATCCTTGTTTACACCAAGGATACCATGGTTAGTACACTTTTATGTCTTGCCTTGAAGTTCAGAGTTGGTAGTGAGTTAAGGGTTATTAATTCCCCTGGTATCCTTGGTTACACCTCCTTGGTTACACCAAGGGTGCCAGGGGGGAACGCTTCTCCATTTGCGTTACGTTCAATCATGTGCCCTATTTAATTATAATTCTTTTTCTTCATCTATTGTGACTCCCACCCTCTACCTCCCTGCCCCGGTACAGCTCAGAGCCCAAGATCCTGTTCTCCTACAAGTCCCAGATGGACGAGCCCGAGGATAGCGACGTCCACCTGCCTCCCACCTCTGCCGCCGGAATGGGCCGCAAGGAGCAGCCCGACCAGGGCCTCTACTACTCCTCCACGCAGATCGACGGCTCGGGGTCCGCAACGGCAGGGGCCTACCTGGACGACGTGGTCTCCGGCAGCGTCTTCAGCATCAACCGCTGGAGGCCTATCAACGtgtaaagagagcgagagagagagatggaaccATGGATTTCCGGATTGAGGATTGTTGGTGTGTATAAAAAGCAGTCCAGCCAGGATAAGGATAAACAAAGAGGAGTTGTTTGGAGGGGACGTTGCAAGCCACTTGTGTGACTTACAGACGAATGAGAGTCCTCTTCAGTGTGTGACTGCCGGAGCAGCGTTTTTCGACCCCTACGAAGAACACTGTCGTTCTGTATGGTTCACAATGGCTACCCAATGGTCGATGGAGCATTTCATATTGGTTCATTCCCTGCCTTCATTCCAGAtgtgtgttctctgttctctctgttgaTCGGCCGGTCGAGGGATCTGTAGTCTGCACTGAGTCTCTGGTGAAAAGCTCTTCAGTATTAACCGTGTGTACAATTCCATCTATGGCTGACTTGAACTCTGCCTTTTTTGGGGTTCATTTCCCCCTTGTGTCAAATGGCAGTGCCTCCCACCCATTTTTtgatatttcctttttttttagcaAGGACTAATCGCTACTGCATTCCCATTGTTGTTTAAGTGTTGGACTTCTGCAAGCAGTGGTGCTGTGTTCTCTTCCTGTAGACATGTGAAAGGCTGTGCCGTGGTGTCATCTGTATCACTGTTGTAGTGGTGCTTAGGAAATGCCTGTAAAAACGCTGGCTTCTTATGTCTTTGTGAAGGAAGAACACCAGTTTTACTACCTACTAAAGCAGGAATCACTCGCTGCTGGAGGCAGCCGAGACACGAGACGCTCATCCCATAGTGTTTTTCTTAGTCCCTTGTATTTATTGCAGAGATTCACTTTGATGGCAAGTAATCATTCCCCTGTTGGAGATGGAGTTGCCTTAAGAGGTGAGATATGGCACTTAATTGCATTCAATCGTTATAGAAAATTTCATTTCATCCCAGAAGGTGTAATTATTTATAAGCCAACATCTACATTCCAATCTTGGGACATGCAATTCTATATGCCCTGTTGAAAGTAAGAGAGGTTTCTGTATTGTGGTTCAGTCTTTATTTGTGACAAACCATGTATATGCCggtttgcatttgtgtatgcAACCGGTAATCACAGATGTATGATAGATGATAGGGCTATGCTGTTTTTGTGTCCCTCACTCAGCATATAAAATTACAGTGACTATATACTGCCGTCTATAACAGCAGGATTGTATTCAGCAAATTTAATTAAATGACTTGAATAGAGCTTTATCTAAAAGAGCAGGTACTCATTTCCATATCTTATCAATAGCTCATTTGGGTGATGTAACTAACATTCCAATAGAGTAAATTCCATAATTTTTTCTTAATGCCTGCTAGCCAGTTGTCTGTGAATATTGACATAGTGCtggaaaatatatacatttagaCTGGAAATATGAATGTATTAAAAGCTGAACTGTGCTGTGCAATCCATCTCAGAGTGAACTGTATGCAGAATCGATGTAAATTTCTTTGTTAAATCATTGTATTTTTGCAGCAAATATTTCTTTGCAGTGTCAACATTGACTGGATTTTCAGATTTATCCATTTGATTTTGAGTGCTAAAATTATTGTCTTAAAATGTTATGCAGGTTTCAGGCTCTCCGTTTAGGCACAATGACGATGAATACGATTCGGCACCAATATGCTATAGCTACATTGTTTATAGTATGCTACTGATAATGGTGATTTTAACTGGTTGAAATTTTAAGGAGGAGCAACAGTAAAGTACGTTTTGTGAATTATGTCCAGATAAATGTATGATTAAGGTTACGGCTCCGCCTGCTGGTTATGCAAGGTATTAAAAACATCTATCTGCTTATTACGttaaatttattttttttcctcttcgATTCGACAATCGACCGACCGGTAGTCGACACAACCCACACGCCTGTAGtcctaaaaaatatttataaatccaTTTCATATTTGCCCTCAGTAGTGTCCTACGCTGGACTACGCGACTACATCTCCCATACACCATTTGCCCACCATTGATACATAATGCAATCTAATTGGATCCGTAATATCTTTCTCAACCTATGATGTGTGTGATTACTGTTTATCCTCGAGTGACCTTTATTGGTGTATTCTACACGCCGGTAGGTCTATGTAGCGACCTAGGTCGCTTCTCCTTTTAGTGTCTCCACAATATATGTACATAGGGGCGCTCATCTTCACAGACGAAGTGAAATAGGCACAACGTCATGGGGGGCAATGGAAGCGCGTCTCGGAACGTGTCATTTGGTCTGGACGAAGAGGAGAAGGTCACAGTCATTGAAGGAGTGAAGGTAATTCACCATTGACAAAGTTCGCGGGCAAGGTATATTACAATGTCATACGAAGTGAGACTGCGGCCACAAGAGGGGTTTCTTAGATGGGCGTTTCAAAAAAGCATATCTTATTCCCCCGCGAAAACGATAATAATCATGCCATCATGTTATTAGTGGGTAGGTTCCATGTAGCTTTCTATACTTTCCTCAAGTTAATGGTTTGTCTAAACGTGTGAGCCTCCTCGGCTTACATTGACACACGGCGACATGCCGTCATCTGACTCTCCGCAGACACGATGACACATGAGCCGATAATAAGGACTGTCAACAATGTAATGGTATATTGATATTCTCGCCCTACTGATGTCATGTATGGATTTATAGTGGTGTTACTAATACAATTTGAATTATTACCCGACTAAAGTGAAAGTGCTGCCTATTACACTTACGGATAACGTCAACAAATCCATGAGCCACAAGTATatccttaaaaaataaaatgatgtaataacaataacatcAGGATAGAGAACTGGCCTGCGTTTTTTTAACGTTACGTTGATTTGTGCTCTCTTTTCCTAAGTGCGCCGGATGTGGGAAGTAGCCCGCTGTAGCCTACGCTACGCAGTAGCCTTCTGTAAGCAATGGAAAGAACAGcatatgtgttttgtgtgtatcccCCTTATTCCCCTGCGTGCCCAGCTGTCAGATGAAGTGCTGCGGCGGATGAGGGAGGCCAAAGCCTCTCAAGGCAAGGGATCACCCCCTCACGCAGACCACCAGAAGCCAGCCCCAAGTACGTACTAGTACTACCTATAGCCAGAGttggatgacccccccccccctacaccccaTATGGTGCTGCTCAACCCTATACGTTTTTAGATAAACAGATAAAATCTCTTTTTGATAAAATCTATTATAAAATGAAACATTAGACTGTTAGGTTTTTACAATCTGTATTTTGAGAATgtctacacaaacacaatcctCGAGGTATCATAccctcttttttttgtatctgtaGCGTCCTTTAAAACGATGCATTGTATGCATTAACTGATCAAAGGTTTATAGTGCCATTTCATTATCTATAGATTAAtatcaaactttattttttaaggtCCTTCAGTTGCTGAAATACAAGAGGAAATGCTCAAGAAGTAAGTTCATATAAGACAACTATGTTTATCCTTCACCAtcgtctcacacacaaacaaagttgaTCACGTCTAGGTTCAGGTTCAGGTTACTTTATAGGGAAACTTGTTTCGCAGTTTAAAAGGGAGCTTCCGTTAATAGCCAGTAAACCGGAaggtttattttatattatgcacatacaatatacaattatatcatCCAGAAAagaacaaatgtgtgtgtgacacacacaaagaggataaaacaaaaaacagcagTTTATGTATAAATAATCATACACATTTATTCCTCCTTATAATTTTCAACAACAATCATCTAAACACCAtttgaaataaacaatataatggtatatataattttttcaaCCTGTTGGACGTTGGCCTAGCCAAGTTCAATGGACCTACAGTAGTGGTGCTGACCTGTTCATAATGTAACAGTCACTTTGTGGTAATATGGAGTCAAGTGGTGGAATGAATATGCAACATGCATGTATACACTGGAATGTATACGGCCTGTTAACACCGGTGGTTTATTATGTCTACTGCAGGGTATTTACTTACACACGGCCATTCATGCTATTCTAAGGTCACTCACACCATAAATCAGTGTAACTGACAAATGGCTTTCTTAAATCCCTCAGACTTGTTTGAAATACTCAGAGCAGCCCGAGAGCAAATGACAGCTATGCGAGGTTGGGCTTAATAGCCTTTTAGAAAGAACGTATACTCTTGAATAGAGCCTGTACACTATCTCTTACTGTGTGTTTGCAGTGAGTTTAGAATATATTaatatctggggggggggggggaacaaggtCAAGTGTACAATAAACACATCCCGACTTTGTTTTTTAAAAGCGTTTCCTGTTTCATTAATAAAGATGTGCAATCTTTTGGAACAAATCTTGGGCAAATATTTTCTACAAAAAGTTTCTACACATAGGTTGCCCTTACTGTGTCTCTGTTTTATCATTTTTGTTTTAGTATTTTATATCCTATTTCAGTTAATATAATCAGTCAACTGTGTTTCCCTGGAGGTTTGAGCAGGAACAGGCCCTGGTCCAGGAGCAGTTGGCCAGACTGGCTCAGCGGGAGAAGGAAAGGGATTCGCCGACTGCTCTTGCTGCTGTGGGAGGTAACAACGTGACCTCCGCCATGATCATGGAGCAGGGAAGAACCCACGAAGAGCTGGAAAAGGCGAAGATACTGGTGAGTCTTTCAAACAGTCACACTGGAACAAGGTATTGTAACGCTCGTCTCCACTAGAGAGATACTCTGTTAGACTGCTCTCTTCTTCGTCCTTGATAACATAGAAGCATAATGGAGCTGCGTTTCATGCAGGAGTCATGGGAAGGGAACATGGGTGATTTTGATCCAGTCCAACTCAAAATGTTTCAAATCGTCCAAGTTTAACTCTGTGGTATGTGAGGTAGACTATATCTATTTGTATGGCAAAATCTTTTCCGACCTCAAACACTGATGCTCCTGCCGCCTTCAAAATGGTCTGAGTTTCTGGGAGGTTCGGAGGTTCGgaccttaaagggacactgtgtaatattttcagtcatttattaactcaaatcaacgtattcattcataaataagtcctcattggtgtaaaattatctctgccaaaaatctcacatatcctcctgagcgaagaataattaatatgtagtgacttaggacgggtaagcttcatggaggcttccatgttcttccggtctatgaactgccgagagggacaaaaagcactacgtggtacaggaaatgcaaacgcgttttcactctgagccagcgtgaatgatgactgaaatacttcactatcttgctcgaggaataattactcGTACATCATTAGCTTTACACTGATGATTCagtgcagtttgaaatttgtttgaaataacgaacctcatcatcactcgaatgactcgatgaggtagtattggatgtcatgacacagcttcttggcacatactgcccaccgtcgtttttgaacaagcgagcactattagtttgaatgcaatatacaattgtaccactagatgggagtaatttttacacagtgtccctttaagccCGGAGGAAAGGAGGAGTTCACGTCACAACAATGGCTGCCCATTTCATTGATACACTAAAGTGAACTTGCAGCAAGCACTAAGAGGCAAACTTAACACCCATTCTAACATTTGTATTATGATACATTATAGATTACAAACATCACCTGATAAATTCTCgctcatgttcaaccatcgcaAACAGTTCTAATAACTGATTCATCTGATTAAGCAAAGAAGCGCAAAGAGGTCCCTGCGGGCGTCCATAATTGTAGTTGTTATGAAGTCTAGTCTCACACACAATCTGTTTTTCCGGTTTAATGTCATGGCCTATGCAATTTTGAGGGGCGTTTCCTGGAACCTCTTATTTCGGAAGAAGGGGAGGTTTAAGTAAAGACACGTAAGAGCTTCCGAACCTccgagctgttttgaaggcgGCATTCAACTCTCTGCTGTCAGACGGTGTTCCACAGTCCGAAACTTTGCTTGGGTTCCCTCTGAACGACCCTTGGTCGGCATGCTAACGCCTGAGCTCCACCGGGGCCATCAGGGCCAATACAGCACCACAATCGGTGCTTCTGATGGCTGATCAAACAAAAATTGGCTGAGCCGTCGTTGCCCTCGATGGCAAATCCATCAGCTCACCACGTCTTCCATTCATAAATTATGGCATAACCTTTTCCACATTGATCGTTTTCAATGTATCAAGAAATGTTTTGAGACACTCCTGTGAAAGCTGACGGGACGTGATGCAGTATTTTCAGTGGAGCCCTTGGTTAATAggcttcattcattcatttgtacCTGACAAATGCTTTCCTTCTACATTACAAACGTTATATTTATGGTTAGTAATAGTTGTAGTTAGTTTTAATCCTATATGAGCTTGCCGTGACTAAGTGTATGGTTAGCGGAGTAGCTGTAGGGCCCTGCTCTCATTGCGTTAAGAGTTATTTCTGGATTAGCTTTGGCCTGTTATCTTATCACTGCGAGCCCAGTGCTGGCTCCATGAAACATTTATCCTTCTGTTGGCAACATGCAATCGACAACACCGTCGTAAGTGTTTGGGAAACATTCTGGGATGCATTTAGTACTTAAAATAGGAACATAGAAACCATATCGAAAGAGTTTAGCTGTTCATAGAGAGCCCGTTCAAAAAGGAGGATTTGTTGTgccgttttttcttttctactATAGATCACTATGTCAGTCAAAGACAAATACATTTATGAGAATCTATGATAATGCAAATCATATGTCAATTAATAGTTGTATTAGTATTAGTGTGTATCattagactgggtagccccgcccattctgccggcaaTTTGAGTTCatcctgcagaagggtctggagaaaagcaatacatttctttctagtttcgataagttttgcgggagccaatcaccaagctggcttgtCCCCCTGGCACGCATTGGCTGTGACACacattggctggtttaacacaataaCGACAGGGAAGCAACGGAATGCAGCCAATTGTGTACAGAGttatttgaactaggcccagtGATCatgcctcttgtgctgaagaaaattacagcagcttccccagacctacgtgcaatctacgattgagcttgctctggcaatagccaggctagtgTAACATATGTATAAAGGATAAGCATTTCAAATTCATTGCGATAGCCTAGTTCAGAAATGGCTGCCTGTCCGATTTGGAAGCGTCTGTTAATACATAATGTATTACACGCATCTCTATTTCACACCACCGCCCCTATTTTCTCAAATACGTTGTACAGCAGCGTTTTTCTGCCGGTCACGGCCCTCCGGTTGATATTAATGTAAAAGTGGAATTTGGAATGGAACCCGGTGGTAAGGGGACATAAATAATTGGTTACTGCATTCAATTGCAAGGAGAAAATAAGTAAAAcgtgtattattattaccaaagaaaatacaaattttGACAAAAATTTGCAGGACATCAAAAATCCTTTGGAGGACCACCTGCAGTCCGGGGAGGTACTGCAGGTGGTCCTTCAAATGTTAACCTATTATTTCAGTCACCTTACCACCTGGTTTCACCCAAATTCCACTGTCAGGTCAATGTTTACTACAATGGGAGCACCTCCATTTCTGAATCTAAGTAAAAAAGAATTAAATAAAGTAGTTGTCTCACATGTTACTTATGAATGTATTTGACAATATAATATCATTTTAAGCCTGATACACTGATTTTGACATTATATCATGTCTTACAACTAAGCATCAAAGCTGGCTTTATTTATCGGTTAGTAagaatttaaaaatatattattaggcctatagaACCTGGGATAAAATGCAATATAATGGTTTTAAAcatgttatatatatacatataggctCCCTCTGTTTCGCCATCCACCAAGGGGTGCCCTAAAGAATCATGTTGTATAgcacataaaatatatatatacatgtaaacAGCAGCCTCTACTGGTCCGGTTAAGAATCTTCAACCAATGTTTATGCTCTGCTCCAGAGAAGCTAGGGTTAGCTTAAAACCTTATCTAACATTTTGCAGACCATCCTATCAGAGGACCAGTCCCTGCCACGGTTGTCCTTATCAGTACACATATATCCATGCTACAACCTGCAGtgtaaaataaatcattttacAGCAGGGTTTTCACGCTGTGTTCCAACCAACACACATGCCCAAGGCAGAAGCGTGTAGATTCCAGATTACATTtgttgtgtgtcgttgtgtgttgtgtattttgCCAACTCTCCTTTTCCATCATGGGGAGTACAGCGCTTGGCTCTATTGATTTGAAATACAAATTCCTAAAAAAGTATTAGTATTTTAATCCACACAACAGAGTT belongs to Gadus morhua chromosome 13, gadMor3.0, whole genome shotgun sequence and includes:
- the chchd6b gene encoding coiled-coil-helix-coiled-coil-helix domain containing 6b isoform X1, coding for MGGNGSASRNVSFGLDEEEKVTVIEGVKLSDEVLRRMREAKASQGKGSPPHADHQKPAPSPSVAEIQEEMLKKFEQEQALVQEQLARLAQREKERDSPTALAAVGGNNVTSAMIMEQGRTHEELEKAKILPAELDAWRGCESMPATIPHNNTLGAIQLENYTSSVLLAEVIVTCAAHVRTHTNTQTNTHIGTHALFLTPSRLSPLAIIFFFSNTHTTGARRNAHAYKCGTAAAEKKGGCVGNAVCRCASN
- the tpra1 gene encoding transmembrane protein adipocyte-associated 1 homolog, translating into MLDVVRFAQYNGSTTPSPLENISTFPTWQPDTEANISKPHTCLQVLYEDIGDSRVRFWDLLLLVPNVAFFIFLMWKLPSARAKIRLTSSPIFITFYLLVFVVAAVGITRAIVSMTVSASSAATIIDKVLWEITRFFLLAIELSVIILGLAFGHLESKSSIKRVLAITAVLALAYSITQGTLEIRYPDHHLSAEDFNIYGHGGRHFWLASSCFFFLVYSLIVILPKTPLRERLSLPSKKSFYVYAAVLSLLNLVQGLGSALLCAGIIEGLCCVDVTTFLYFSIFAPLIYITFLRRFFGSEPKILFSYKSQMDEPEDSDVHLPPTSAAGMGRKEQPDQGLYYSSTQIDGSGSATAGAYLDDVVSGSVFSINRWRPINV
- the chchd6b gene encoding coiled-coil-helix-coiled-coil-helix domain containing 6b isoform X2 — protein: MGGNGSASRNVSFGLDEEEKVTVIEGVKLSDEVLRRMREAKASQGKGSPPHADHQKPAPSPSVAEIQEEMLKKFEQEQALVQEQLARLAQREKERDSPTALAAVGGNNVTSAMIMEQGRTHEELEKAKILPAELDAWAKQLERKERELATISAFYKEQLETLEKKNLDNYKQTTEQYAQAQTKAESHIRPRHTTAICTELQGQVFKCYRDNPQQTLACSSLARQYMNCIQQAKQGSSVNHG
- the chchd6b gene encoding coiled-coil-helix-coiled-coil-helix domain containing 6b isoform X3 — its product is MGGNGSASRNVSFGLDEEEKVTVIEGVKLSDEVLRRMREAKASQGKGSPPHADHQKPAPSPSVAEIQEEMLKKFEQEQALVQEQLARLAQREKERDSPTALAAVGGNNVTSAMIMEQGRTHEELEKAKILAKQLERKERELATISAFYKEQLETLEKKNLDNYKQTTEQYAQAQTKAESHIRPRHTTAICTELQGQVFKCYRDNPQQTLACSSLARQYMNCIQQAKQGSSVNHG